The nucleotide window aaccatggacattggatgtcgttgataacgggatcgcatcactaggagaatggtgtgatggacaagacccaattctaagcatagcacaagatcgtgtagtttatttgctagagcttttgtaatgtcaagtatcatttccttagaccatgagattgtgcaactcccggataccgtaggaatgctttgggtgtatcaaacgtcacaacgtaactgtgtggctataaaggtgcactacaggtatcaccgaaagtgtctattgggttggcacgaatcgagactgggatttgtcactccgtatgacggagaggtatctctgggcccactcggtaatgcatcatcataacaagctcaatgtgactaaggagttagccacaggatcatgtgttacggaacgagtaaagagacttgccggtaacgagattaaacgaggtatggggataccgacgatcgaatctcgggtaagtaacatacccatggacaaagggaattgtatacgggattgattgaatccccgacatcgtggttcatccaatgagatcatcatggaacatgtgggagccaacatgtaacaccccgagaatcatgctacagtaatcacCTTTAAATGATGCCTTGTCATCAttgttactgttgctaatctcactTTGATTCTATTCCAGTCCAAATCTCATTTTCAAATTTATGTCAAAAATTCAATTttctcaaacatgaaaacaaaattgttcatcatgtgccaaatattccacaactaatattggtggtgaaccaacatttttgcaaaagGTTTGAGTGGCCTAAACTACTTAAAACAGTGACCTAAGCAATAAATTAAATGCCCTTTTTAATTTATAAAATTGGCAACTATTCCAAAAGCCTCCCAACCTTTTTGTGGTAGTGCACtttaattctttgaaattttTTAGCTAATGGCACAATTTTGCAAAGTCATTATTGGCTAAAAAGAAAATGCAAAAGCTGCTAAAAAAGGAAAACTAAAAGAAAAGGACaagggagagagagagcaacCCCTGGCCCAATGGGGCCAATCGGCCCAGCTGGCCTCCCGAACCAGGTCGGCCCACCTCTCCCTGCTTCCCCCATAACCCCCACTCCCCAACCGTAAACCCTATGCCCACTCCCCCGATTCCCCACTTCCCCTTCCTCACCCGATCCCgtctggatctggatcggggcagATGCCCTGGCCCCGACGAACGCCGCCGCTGCCCAAAGAACCCTCCCTCGCCGGACGCCTCACCTTCCTCCACTCATTCCCCTCTCTCTACTGGATCTGGGCGATCCATGTCGCCCCTGACCTTGCCTCCCCGACAACCGTCACGACGACCCTCGCCTCTGCCTCGACGGCAACCGGTGCCCCCGTCGCTTGACGCCGTTCGCCGTCGTCTCCTCACCCTCGCGCCGGACTGCCCCGTCCCCGCCTCTCCATCGTCGGCCGACCCCGAGCCTCGCCGCCCCCCGCTTCCCTCCATCGCTGGTGAGGCCCTCGGCCTCCGCCTTCCCCTTTTCCTCCCGTCGTCGCGCACGGTACCGCCCCCGCACGTGCCCCCTATCGCGCTCGTCGCGCCCACGCGCCGTCCTGCCTGTGGTCACCCTCCCGCACACGCCCGGTGGCCGTGCTCGCCGCCTGCGCTGACCGCACCGTTGCTCGCCGTCCGCCCGTGCCCCGCAGCCCCGATCCGGCCAACCGCCCTCGTCTGCGCCCAACGCCACGCCGCGCACTCTGGCGTCCGACGCCCCGTACCCGCGGCCCCCTCGTTGGTCGCCGCCCCAGCCCTCGTGGCTTCGGTCGTCCGCGCCGTGGCCGCCGGCGCGTGTCCTCCTGGGCACCCGAGTGCTCCCCGCCCCTGGTGGCCTCGGGCACGCACGCCCGCACCCGTGCGCCCGCTAAGCCACTAGGGTCTATGACGAACGGGGCCCACGCCCAAAACGGTTTTAtaaaaaatatattaaaaaaatagttaaattaattaattaattaagttaattaatcatgtttaattaatctaattaactagttagtttaattaaaccctaattagTTTAAACAGTTAATGACGAACGGTACCCACACGCCAGTTGACCAATCGACttctctgttgactgctgatgtcatgctgacgtcagcatgaactgttctggataatgttgattaaattaattaaataaatcgtaaaaatgatttaaatcttttaatcTACTACCACTATAAAAGAAAGAGAGGGCGGAGAACCAGATCATCTTATCCATCGAAACCTGCAATCTGATGGTCTACATCCCTCCAGCATACTAAATGCGTTTTACCCTTTAATTACCCACCATTCCATCTACTACCTCTATAAAAAGAAAAGAAGAGCAGATCCAAACAACCATGTCCATCATTAAATAAGATCTAATGGTTCTTAATCCTTCAGTGTTTAACACCACCAACCACGCATTAATAAGCCACTAACGCTGCACCGCGGTTAAAAAAGAGATGCCAACAACGCACGACCTATCGCCCACTCCTCCTCACGCCCGCACGACCtatcgcctcctcctcctcctcccaacGGAAGTCACAGCACGGAAGGGCAGCCGCGGGAGCCACCGACCGACGGAGCCACCCTTCGCCGTAGGTCGCCGCGGGAGCCGTCGCGCTCTTAGCCGCGGGACGCCGCCCTTCGCCGCAGGTCGCCGCGGGAGCCGCCGCCGGGGACGCCGCCGCGACGCCGCGGGAGCCGCCGACGGAGCCGCCCGCCGCGCCCTTCGAGCCGCAGGTCGCCGTTCCTCTTCTGCTTCCCGGCGGCCAAATGTGAGCGTACAACCAAGTAAGTTTATTTTACATAGTTGTTTCTTGGTACACTGAATCTCAACTATTCCTAATGACGATTCTAATCATCTGATAGCTGAGCAGCTAAGTCAACCGCTTGCCTCATGGCCTGAATCTCAATCGTGAATGCATCAGTGACATGAGCCATCCGGCCAGCTTTGCAGGCCACCACATCCCGAGCATGATCCCGAACCACCACACCCCAGGCTGCATGATATTGGCCTGGAACAAATGCGCCGTCAGTGTTAAATTTTAGCGTACCGGGTTGCGGCGCTCGCCATACTGCTGCCTCTTTGTGCACGCTCTCCTTTTTCGGACACATAACCTCCATACTGCTGCCTCTTTTGTATTGAAGGATGCACAGTTGTACACTGAGAACTCATTTAGCAGCGCTAATAATCATTTGACTAAATGATTCAGTACTCAATTCATCTTTGCTCCATTAGGCCCACGAAGCCGTGCACTGAGGTGCTCAACGAAATCCTTTTTCATGAGCTAGCTTCTTTTCTTTCTTCATCTACAAAATGCAGTACATGGTTGTCTAAATATGTGCAGCTTTGTGTAATGGCAATTTGTAGATGACATAATGAAATTATTTAGATATAGCTGAGAAACGTTAATCTATTTGACAAAACAATGGCATCTACAATAGTTCTGCATAATGAAGTTAAGAACAATGTCTGTGAATTCTGAAGATTTTCAATAGTTCTGATGTATGTTAACTTTATAAAATACATGCCTTAGCCACCTTCTACTCTTAGTCCTAAAAAAATCGTTCTATTGGGTGAAACACTATATATTTCTGTGAGTGCTAATTGTGTATTGGTCAAATGGAATTAGTAAAGTAAAACATGATTGTGGAGTTAACCATGTCACCCTGTTAGTAATCCACACCAGCCCTGTAGGTAACTGGGTCATCACACACAAGCAGAATCTGAATATACGATGAGCAGTGCTTTCTGCAAAACTGCAATTATTCTAACTTTTAGCATATAAAAGATCAAAGAGAACAACACTTGCTAATAGACAGTAGTGCTCCAGAGTGTCCCACTGTATGTAAGAATTTTTACCCCTCCACTAAAAGATCTATTGGTAATAAATATTTCCTATTGAGACAAATCGTCTGCTGTTCTTTTGTTGAATGGATACAAGGCACCCTGCAGCCTCTCTACTTGCAAAATAAATGCTCTTCTTGGTACACTCATGACAGTAGACCTTTTAGCTCAAGTTATAGAAGTATAATTTTTAGGGTGCTTCCTATTTGGATATGACGTGCTTTAGTTGGATTGGCTAAAAAGATTGAACATCCCTGTAAATGTATTTGGTTCAATTTTTTTCTTCAGTTGGAGTTGCAAAAAAGATCGAACATTCCCATAAATATGTTAGATCTCCTTTGCATTCGCACAAAAAATGTACCTCATCAATGAAATCTCAACTATATATGTTTCAACCATGTTATGTCAAGTTCTCATTGTTTTGATGGTTTCTAGGAGCATGTGGCAGAGGAGCGGAGGCATGGGACGCAACATGGGGCAGAGGAGCAATGGCGTGATGGTTGCGCAGAGGGAATGTCCGTGAGGACGAAACGGTACATATTTTTAGGGGCTAATTGCGGGGATTAATTAAGCATGCACTTAACTTGGTTGATGGTTGATGGCTTGATGCTCAATATTGGGAGGATTTCAACTTTCTCATTGTTGCGGTCTATGGCGAGAGCAAAGTACAAATGCGATTATTTAAATATATGGACTAGCTAGAAAGCATACCAAAAATATGCTTTTTGAAAGTACCCTTTCCTCTGAACATGTATGTATCCCAGTGCTCCACATTCCATTGAATTCTGGACAAATATGCTACTTcctatcactaccttttcctctATTACTTTATTATATCTTGCTAATTTTGCCTTTTTTTTAGAAACGTAGTATGCTAATTTTACCCTTTATATCTATTACTGAATTTGTAGATGATTAGATTTTCAGAAAAAAATATCCACATCTTGGCGAATCGGCACCGACAAGAAGAAATAGAGTACTGCAATTCAAGTTCATGAAGTTTATGCAGAAATATGTTTTACTTCTAGAGCCTACTAGACTTGGAGCTAATTGCATTTGATTGCTGAAGTACCAGTCAATCTCTTGAGACTGGGTGATGTAATTATTGCAAATCTCTGGGTTGtatggtgttggggaacgtagtaatttcaaaaaaattcttacgcacacgcaagatcatggtgatgcatagcaacgagaggggagagtgttgtgtacgt belongs to Triticum urartu cultivar G1812 chromosome 7, Tu2.1, whole genome shotgun sequence and includes:
- the LOC125518871 gene encoding uncharacterized protein LOC125518871, with product MPTTHDLSPTPPHARTTYRLLLLLPTEVTARKGSRGSHRPTEPPFAVGRRGSRRALSRGTPPFAAGRRGSRRRGRRRDAAGAADGAARRALRAAGRRSSSASRRPNEHVAEERRHGTQHGAEEQWRDGCAEGMSVRTKRYEVVTPLENIMDMEPLRIWMNSMSMST